Proteins from a genomic interval of Plasmodium reichenowi strain SY57 chromosome 11, whole genome shotgun sequence:
- a CDS encoding early transcribed membrane protein 11.1, with protein MKVTRILYFVFFIFALNFIAPNKEHNGYVEAKKKLTPAEIKKRNQKIMMYSAIASGVAVLLGASIGLGVHFSKKKSPKKKVVRQVVKKNPA; from the coding sequence ATGAAAGTAACAAGGATTTTATATTTCgtttttttcatatttgCCTTGAATTTTATTGCCCCTAATAAAGAACATAACGGATATGTTgaagcaaaaaaaaaactaacACCTGcagaaattaaaaaaagaaaccaaaaaattatgatgTACTCTGCCATTGCATCAGGTGTAGCAGTACTTCTTGGTGCAAGTATAGGTTTAGGAGTTCATTTCtcaaaaaagaaaagtcCCAAAAAAAAGGTAGTAAGACAAGTAGTAAAGAAAAATCCAGCATAG